GTCATGGAGCCGTGCAGCAAACCTTCCGTTTAGCCATGCAAAAAGCAGCTATCAAGAAAGAAGCAACCGTGCATACTTTAAGACACAGCTTCGCTACCCATTTATTGGAACAAGGCGTAGATATAGTGACTATCAAAGAGCAGCTCGGTCATGCTCGCATAGAAACCACAATGATATATCTGCATGTGGCCAAGGTGAGTAAAGTAAATGCTCATAGTCCTTTTGACAAGCTTTATGGCTCGTCCGAAGCATGAGGTTGCAGAAATTATTCATCGATTTAGGGCAGACTTAGAAAAGCAATACGAACTACCCGTACAAGTAAAGAAAACGCTAACCGTACTTGGGAACTGCCGTACGTTAGCCATGGGTGGTCATGTGAGCGTCTGCACAGATTGTGGCTCAGAAAGTATAAGCTATAACAGCTGTCGCAATCGACATTGTCCTAAGTGCCAAACGGTAAATAAAGAACGATGGATACTGGCTCGTGAGTCTGAACTGCTCCCGGTGCCTTACTACCATATGGTCTTCACACTTCCGCATTGTTTTAATGAGTTGTTACCTAAACATGCTACTGAGATTTATAATGGACTTTTAAAAGCCTCATGGCAGACCATCCAAAGCTTTGCTGCAGATTGCAAGTTTTTGGGAGCAAAAGCAGGCATGGTGAGCATCTTGCACACCTGGGGTCAACAGCTTTGGCTGCATCCTCATGTCCACTGCATAGTGCCAGGTGGCGGACTCACCAAAAGTGGCAAATGGAAAGCAGCCAAGTATAAAGACAAATACCTGTTCCCTAAACGAGCCATGAGTCTTGTTTTTAGGGCAAAGTTTATGGAGCTACTTCGCCAAAAAATGGAAGTTCCGCAAACAATAGCCAAAACCGCCTTTAAACAAAACTGGGTAGTGTATGCCAAGCGGCCTTTTGCTAGCCCTAAAACGGTGGTGGAATATTTGGGAAGATATACTCATAAGGTGGCTATTAGTAATCATAGGCTGCAAACAGTAGACTCAAAGCAAGTTAGCTTTAGCTATAAAGACTACCGAGATAGCTCTCAAAATAAGGTAATGAAAGTCTCTGGCGTGGAGTTTTTGCGTCGATTTGTACAGCACATTTTACCACACGGTTTTGTGCGTATCCGTCACTATGGATTCTTGGCCTCAAAGAATAAGTCGAAAGAATTAAACAGGGCTAAAACGGACTTGAATGAACCTAAGTGGGAGAAGCAAAAGTACAGTTTAGAGCAAATTTGTGAAGAACGTCTAGGAATAAAGGCAAACCAATGTCCATCATGCCATAGTCAGACATGGAGGGTTATAAGGACATTAGAGCCAGAAAGAGGCCCACCAGCCCGAGTAAAACCAAATTTAAAGCGATGGGAAAAGATGAAATGGTAAGAGAAAAAATGACTCCAAAATTAGGAGGTGGGAGCGGTATGTCTAAAGCATATTTTAATAACAAAAAACGCCTCAATAGTAAGACCGTAACTGATTTTACAGCAGTAAGACCAATGAAACTGCAATTAAAACCAATCTTAATTCCTGAAAATTAGCCACGAGGGTCCAAAGACTTTTATTCAATCCCCATAGTATCTAGAATGCCAATAATAGGCTGGCTTTAGCTCAACATAGGCTCAAATGAACCGAAGCCTTACTTCGCTGCATTCGAGCCTAATTGTTGCCAACAGGCTTTATTTCATTATTTCAGTCAGATAAACGATTCCGAAAATCCAACCAACATAGAGTACAGTGTAAGTCAGCGAATAAACTGCCGAAATTCCAATATCTCCTTTTGTATCTTTTGATTTGCTAAAAACGAATTTTAATGCTCTAAAGAAAATCCAATACAACATTGCTAAAATTATAAAAAGCGAAAACCAAAAAACAGCTTCCAAAACGATTAGTAATACAATTATCAAAATTGTCATTCCAATCCACAAGAGAATTGATAAAATCAACCCACCAATTCCATCGCCAACATCAATGGAAGGTGTGTCGAAAGTTGGTGAAGCATTTCCCATTATATCACCTCGTTTAAAATTCCGAAACTTTGGAAAATTGTCAATCAATCCAATTCCTTTATAAAGCCCATAAGTCATAAATAGGAAGAGTGACGTTGCTATAATTCCTAAAGACAAGTATAGATTTGAAGTCAGACTTCGATTATAATTAATTCCAGTCAAATAAACAGTCAGAATTGTAATTCCGATTACGAGTAATGAAACTATGAAAACGGATTTTCCTTTTAAATAATTCTGTTTAATTTTCAATTCAGAGGTTTTTGGTCAGCTTGTTGGCAACATTAGTGTAGATCTACTTTTTGGCTTGAGGTGCGTCTATATCGTTATTGTCTGGACTTCTTCTAGTTCTAATTTGAACTACTTTTTATCAAAAATATCGAAATTATCCATAAAGTCTAATGGACTCTTCACTGTTTTATTATTTACGGCCAAAACATGGGTATAAACCTCGGTAGTCTTGCTACTGCTGTGACCTAGCATACTCTGAATTAACCGTAAATTAACACCTTCTTGCAGCAAATGCCCGAGCGTCGGCCGGTAGCAAAACTATGCCTTTGTGTATGTACCGTTCCCCATGGATTTGTACCCGATTGCTCAATAGCATTTCTTAATACTTTTTGTTGAATATTGTCCTCCATCCTGCCCCTCAAAAAGCCAATAGGACGGTCTATGAGCTTTAAAATAAATTCTTAATACATCTTGGTGATAGTACCGTTTTTCTATCTTTTTTCCCTTTGGAATCTTTTACAAAAATGTAACCCTCATCACTATGGATATCTGCTATTCGTAAGTTAATAGCCTCGCTAATTCTAAGGCCAGCACTATAAATGGTGAGCAATACCGCTTTGTGCTTTATGTTTTTAGGTGCGGTCACAATCTTCTGAACTTCCTCTTTGCTAAATATATTTGGCAGTGATTTCGACTTATTGGGTCTTTGAATGTCATAGTATTCTCTTGGCCTGCCACTATTCCGCTCTTAGTTATTTCTATTAACCTAATTGACTTTCTCTTTCGGAATATCAATAGTTGAACCACAGCTAGCACTTGACTAAATTTCACACGCATTCTTAATCACGGCCTTAAAAACAGCACCACTCTCCACTTCAAAGCCAGGGTTTAACATAATAGCATTTCCTGCTTGGTACTCGGCTTTTCCGTTGGGTTGGAGAATTTTATTTGTACCAGTAATATTACTTATTGCTTGGGTAAGACCGTCGTCGGTCGAGATTGGGGCAGTAAGTAAAACCGATTCTGGCTTATCGGAAGTACCTACACTTAGGGTACCAACTGTAATATTAGGACCACAGCCACCCGTTAGAGCTATGCTGTAGGTAAACACACCAGCTTCACTTGGTGTACCGCTTATGGTTATTTCGTTATTTGCCCAGGTACCGTTTACTCCTGCTGGTAAGCCACTCACCGCAGCTCCTGTAGCAAGAGTGGTCGTGTACCTTATATCGATTATTGCTGTATTAATACACAGGCTTTGTGCATTAGTGCCAGTAGCAGATGAAAAAGTGATGGTATTTTCTGCTTCCAATGTTAAGTTTAATGTGGCTAGGCTATCGCAGCCAATAGCATTTACCAATGTGGCGGTTTGAGACCCTGCGGCATTAAAGGTTAAACCATTCCACGTTAAGGGTAAATCAGTACTGCATATTGTACTGTCTACTGAGCTCGTACTTGTAGTCACTAAACCACAAGCACCTGAGCCATTTGTGATGGTTAGACCACCGCCCGTAGTCCCCACCCAACCATCACTAGGTATAAAATTTATGGACCCTGTACTATTTGAATACAAGACATAGACATTTGGGTCCGTCCGTTGTTTTTGTGTGAAGTACCATTTGGTCCCATCCCAATAGATTTCATGGTCATAAAAACGATTATTAGCCCAGACTGCTCTCGACCAGGAAGCTGTTCCATTTTTTCCACCACTAAATACATAAGGATTTCCATAAGCAGAAGTGGTTGCTGAATTTGCAAAGGTCAGAGTAAGATCACGCTTTAGGTAATTTGTACATTCATAAATTGACATGACTATGAGATTACTTGTTACCGTATCCGTAGAATGAAGTGCATTTACCACCATATTCACTTTTATGGTGTCTTCATTTGCAATGCTTGCATCAACATAAGTTGCACTATTGGTGCCAACATCAATTCCATTCTTCTTCCACAGATAGGTAGGTGCCGTTAATCCATTTTCAGGTAGTGCGGTAAATGTAACCGCAGTTCCAGACTTTATATACGTTGATGGCGTGGAAATACTTACAGATGGCAGGTTTGTTGGATTGACCAATAGGTTTAAATAGGCAATGCTATCACAGCCTGCAGCATTGGTGGTGGTATAAGAATAATTACCTGCGGTGGTATAAGTGATGCCATTGAATACATAAGATTCACCGTTGTATATGACAGCATTTTTTGTTGAACTCGAAGCATCACAAACAAGTACTATTATTGGCGTACTCATGCTAGAGCCCTGCTGACAAAACGATGAAGCAGCCGTACTAGAGATAGCCACCTTAATAGCGTCGTCTGTAATTAGGTCAGAAAGAACCAATTCATTATTGGCTGATTGGCTAATTTGAATGTCATTTTTATACCAAGTATAATAAGGTGAATTTACTAGTACGTTAGGAACTGCAGTGAATGTAACTGCTGTACCAGGACTAAAAAGAGTAGCAGAGGCAGTAAACGACTCCAATGTAGGTACCACTGATGGTGTTACAGTTAATTGTAGAACCGCAGTGCTGTCACAACCCACGCTATTGGTAAGAATAGCTTCGTAATCACCTGTTGAAGTATAAGTCGTTCCATTAAATTCGTAAGAGCTTCCTGAGCAAATACTGGCCGTAGTTATAGAACTTGTCTTTTCTTTCACAGTTAGGTTTACGGTGTCTGTAAACTCACAACCTGTTCCAGTAGATGCGGTAACGGTATATACGGTAGTTTGTGCTGGCGAAACTCCTGTAGGGTTCCTTGATGTTGAATTAAAAGAACCTACATCAGACATCCAGCTGTAGGTAGTGGCTATAGGAGTACCTGTAATGCTTACATTATCAATAAAAGCTTCCACCGCTACTCCTTGATAATGGGTCCCATAAAGTTGATATCTTACATAGACGATGGGCTTATTTAGGAAGGCATTTCCTATATTTATAATGGTAGGGTTTGTTGTAGAATAATTACTATTAGCAGATGAACCTCTTGTAAACACAGAAGTCCAATTTAAGCTATCACTCGATATCAAAACTCTTAAGTTTCCATTATTAAAATTGTAAAAGTCATATATGAAAGACAATGTAGCAGCACTGTATCCTACTGTACTAAAAGCGGGAGATTGGAGAATAGACTTTGTTGTATCACCACTGCCACTATTGGAATTAGAGGAAGAAAAGTAAAATTGACTATTATCCCCACTTGAAAAGGTTTTACTGTATTCGCTATGTCCAGATGGTTTGAGCGACCATGCCGTAGAAGCAGGGTTGGTACCTGTACTTAGGTTAACCTGAGTCCAATTATTAGTAGCTGAATTAAAGTTTTCCGTTAATATAGTAGAAGGAGGGTCCTGAAATGCTGAAGCATATAAGTCGACTGATTCACCTTGACAAATACTAGTGTTTGATGCAGTAGCCACTACACTCCCTAGTTGGCTAGGATTAACAGAAAGTCTAAGGACAACATTACTGTCGCAGCTCGCTCCGTTTTGTAAGTAAAGGGTTTTACTACCCGCTTCGGTAAATGTAAATCCATTCCAAACGTAAGGTAAATTATTTTCACAAACAGTTTTGTCTACCAATGTTCTGATGGTATCGGCTATTGAAAGATTTAAAGTGGCAGAACTATCACATCCAAAATAGGAATTTAAGGAAGCCGTTTTGCTTCCTGCACCTGTGAAAATTAGCCCGTTCCATGTATAAGGAAGTGCTCCAGAACATATCGTAGAATCGGTAGTAGAACTTAATGGAAGCGGGTAAGTGATACTTGTGAAACCTATTTGATAGGTGCAGCTTTTAGCGTCTGTCACCAATGGAAAAAGACTACCCGTTACACCTTGAGGTGCTATTGAATCGGTTCCACCACTTGCATCACCCCAAAAATAACTGTAGGGTTTAATTCCGCCAGATGCAGCTATATAAGTAAGTCCACAATTCTGTAAACTTCCGGGAATTACCTGTGCCGTTAAAGGGGTAGGTTGAGTAATGGTGACAGTGTCAGATACCGCCACACAGCTATTGGCATCTGTTATGGTACAAATATAATTATCAGGAGCAAGGTTATTTACTATTTGAAGGTCGCGATT
This sequence is a window from Arcticibacterium luteifluviistationis. Protein-coding genes within it:
- a CDS encoding IS91 family transposase, whose product is MARPKHEVAEIIHRFRADLEKQYELPVQVKKTLTVLGNCRTLAMGGHVSVCTDCGSESISYNSCRNRHCPKCQTVNKERWILARESELLPVPYYHMVFTLPHCFNELLPKHATEIYNGLLKASWQTIQSFAADCKFLGAKAGMVSILHTWGQQLWLHPHVHCIVPGGGLTKSGKWKAAKYKDKYLFPKRAMSLVFRAKFMELLRQKMEVPQTIAKTAFKQNWVVYAKRPFASPKTVVEYLGRYTHKVAISNHRLQTVDSKQVSFSYKDYRDSSQNKVMKVSGVEFLRRFVQHILPHGFVRIRHYGFLASKNKSKELNRAKTDLNEPKWEKQKYSLEQICEERLGIKANQCPSCHSQTWRVIRTLEPERGPPARVKPNLKRWEKMKW
- a CDS encoding tyrosine-type recombinase/integrase, yielding MTAPKNIKHKAVLLTIYSAGLRISEAINLRIADIHSDEGYIFVKDSKGKKDRKTVLSPRCIKNLF